GGAACGTGTACCATACTGAAGTCCAGAGGTCATGCCAGGTGTAGCCCTTGGGTAGACTCTTCATAGAGTCATTATGGCCAGAGCATCTTCTGGAGCCCACTAGGGCCAATAAGGGCCATGGGTACCCATTTGGGGGCAGACTGCATCAGCTAAAGGGGCAAAACTGAGAGCCTGGTCTGGGGCAAAGTTGATGTCTACCTGTGCTTTCTTTAGCAGATCAGATATAGGAGTCCACCAGTCGGGCATGAGCCTCTCCAGCTCTAAGGTGATGATGACCAAAGCCAGTGTGGAGCCCTTGAACTGCAGCAGCTGGTGGCCCGCCATACAGTGCTGCAGCTGCCTGGTCAGGGACGCGACGTGGAGGGAAGGATTCCTCTGAGGCAGCAGCTCCACcacgtggggccagcccaggaccACCAGGGCGTGGAACTGGAGACCGTGGTTTTTAATGTTAGAACAGAAAACTCCATACTTTTCATATATCAATGACCAAAAGTGCaaacaatttcaaattccatCAGGGAACATCGAATGTTGCCCAGCCCTTTTCATTCCCATCCATGGCCCTACAAGGGGCTTGAGGCTTAACGCCCTTTCTATGGCCAAGCTGAGCTTCAaccctggagagaaaagacagtctgCTTTGTGACATGATCACATTATGAGCCTAACGTACTTAGATGACAATGTTTCAATTTTCTGAGAAAAAGCAGCATACTATTCAAGATTAAGGTAGCAGGAAAGTTACTTGTATCTGTTTGACAGGAGAAGAAACTCTGTAACTTGGCAACAGTGGCCAGTTTTCCTAATGAAACAGTCCTTAGTGATTTAATCTTCATGCTTCATAACAGACCAAAACTCCATGACATTTCCACATTGCATAATTTTGCCTTACTAACAGAATCATATCCTTAAGGATGACCATCATTCCCtaactaaaacaaatacaaaCTAATATGATATTTTTTAAGTGCCAGATCAATATGGTCTAAAGCCTCAATAAGGATTGTGTGTAGGTAAATAAAGACAGCTAAGTGAATGTGTGTAAAGTGTAGCAAAAACAGAGAGCTTTTTATGTACAGTATTCATAGAAtggaaagttaaatatttttgcagtgtgtatttaaaagagaaacttAGCACAATAGTGCCGtctaaaaatttttgtaaagttAATTTAATGTCCTTTAGAAGTGGGAGTCTGGTGGAACTATGTTGGATCTAAGATACATTTTTACTCTTCCATATGTCGTGAGCCTTGTGGGTCACCTCACTGTGGTGCATGTGCAAGAAGGACGTGTGCACGCCTGTGCTTTGCCGTCCTATGTTGTAAACAGCTGTTCCAAAGGCACAAATGAGTCTAGGGTAGACTCTGCAAACTCCTCATACTTACTATGGTCAAGAAGTCCAGTGGCGTCCCGATATAGAGGTCCCAGTGCAGTTTGTCCAAAATAGCCAGCTCCATCCTCAGCAGCTCATTCGGGGTATAGCCAGAGCCATAGTGCTTTATGAAGTCTTTTATGCGTGGAAttaactgtaaaaagaaaataaagaggccAAAGCCCTATATCATGTCATggtagcttttgttttcttatccatgGGGACTGGGCATCCATGACCCTGGTAGAGTTGTCTTCCAGAAAATGCTTCTATAAGAAAATGCAAACCAGATCTTGGCTATCTGTTAAGTCGCCAGGTAGTTGTGACAATGTCTAGTGAATGTCACATGGTCACCCTCTGCAGACAGTTCTTTATCCCCAACTGCTCCAGCTTGTACCCAAAGGTGCTTTGGAGGCTGGGGCTGTGCCATCTCCCCCATTCATCTAGAAGAACTCACCTAAAGCTTTCCAGGGGCTGTGGGCTCTACTCATTTCTGTTCCCCATCCCTATCATGATTAAGTATCGTAGAGAGAAAAAGTATGCCTTTGAGCTTCCTGTCTGCACCAGACAGGCTCACTGATAAAACCTCCCATGGTTTTGGCAACACCATAGCTGCAAACACATTCCCTTCAACCTTCATCAAAAGCAGGTCAGTTCTGGAAAAACTATGACTTTTCCCCAGAAGAACTAATAAGGCTTGTCAAGTACCAAGTGCATTAAAGACTTGGTGATACTGTTTAAGATTATCCAAAATATTACTATAACCTCTAGAATTACTTGATTTTTAGTTGGATATAAGCAACTTTTGGGGGGCACAAATTATATtctaataaacaaaaattaaaagcatttttatcGAAACTGGACACACAAGCAACTTTTTCTGCCTCCTTGGACCTTGAGATCAGTCAAGGGAGACCCTGTGAAAATGGCAGTGGTTCCATTATCCCCAAAGGGGAGAGGTCAGAAGGAGGGAGTTAGGTCTGGGAAGGGTATTGGGAGAGGATCTTCTCCCAAACAGAAGCCACAGTGACACTGAGAAGTTCAAGCAAGCCTGACACACTTATGGGGGCTTCTCCTCCACTCGCTGCACATGGCCCTCCTGCTGCTCTCAGAGAAGGGTCTTGGAGTCCCGGAGGACCGTTTCATTGACACAGCCAAGTCCTTAACCCTCAAGCAGCTTTCTTAGATGTCGTTTCTGGGGGTGGACGTTAGGCCACGTGATTTGGGAGGCGTTTTTCCTAGTTCAACAGCAGATGCCTCTGCTTAGTGGGAGGTGGCATCTGGCATCAACCAGTGAGGCAAGATATATCTGCCAGGAGGTCAGGCCTCTAGGTTTGCTGGGTCAGGGGAATTCGCTGTTCCAATTCCCCACTTGTAGGGTGCCAGAGTCTGACAAGCCTAAGGAAGGGACAGTAGAGATCCTGGGAAGCTGGTGACTTTTCCCAAATGCCCACCATTCTCGAGGGCACAGATTTTTTCAGGAAACTTGAGTGCTCCAGTGTTATACCCCTATATCTCAAAAGCAGCCCCAAGTGGACCTCCAGGGATGCATACCTCCTCTTCTTCGTTAAATTTTACAGCAAGTCTCAAGGAAGTAATCGTGACACATTGGAGTAACCTCTCCTTTACCTGTAGTATGGAACAAACACATCTGAGCCAGATACGAATGCTAGAAACAAATTGTAAAGcaactgtgtttttttcctctaagaaattgtctttttttaaaaagacctgaTTCTATTCCTCCACAAGAAAGTTAGTGCCATTTTTAGATTTGACCAGTGAAAACGCGCCTGATTTCAGAACTACAGATGACTAGTCAGTAGTCTTTAATTAGAGGACTGACTGGAGGTGGGAAATATGGCGCCTTCTCAGGGAATACACAGTCCCATCCTGGCCTCAGGCCTCACTGCACAGGCCCAGACGAGCATACCCTACCTCATCACACAGGCAGTCCTTGCCCAACTAGGTCCTCTCATGCTCCCTAAGTCCACCTCTGATGGCCACAGACACTGAGCCAGATAGACACCACGGTAGGATGTGGAGAGGTTCCAATTTCAGTCCTACCACTTCAAGCAAGTTACTTAGTTTATGCACCTCCATTTGAGCATCGCAGGTGGCTCCCCTCTCAGGCAGCAATGGGGAACAGAGGTCAGTTTCCTCTCCCATCATCTTTCATCATCCCTCAGAGGCCTCCCTACCTTTACTGAAGCCAGGAGGCGGCTGAAGATAGTGAGAGCCAGGTTAAAAGTGGACTGAGAGAAGTGAAAGATGTTCTTAAGCCTCAGGAGCTGCAACACGACTTCCTGGAAGGCGTCGCAGATCTCGACCTGGAAAGAGGGAGTAGGGGAAGGCAGGGAAAGCCGTTGGTGGCTAGTCTTGGTCTACCAGTGGCAGGAGCCATCTGCTTAAGGTGACCAGAGGGGCTGTGAGTAGCCCCTTCACCTTAAATCGTGGTGGGATTAAGTGTTGCCCGGCGGGTCACGGATCACCCCCTCCTCTCCGCCTCGCCCCCGCCCCTGGTTCTAAGCAGAGTCCCCAACTCAAACAGGCCCTCTTCCGAAGCACCTACCAGAAAGGCACCCTGACAGTGAGAGACGCCAGCGAATCCCGCCTCGTGCCTCGTGCGGGGGTCGCACCTGGAGAAGGTCCCGGGCTCCAGGGTGCGGCTCACCTGAGCGCGGGTGCAGGTGGAGCCCGGCCGCGTCCCGTGCGCGCGTGAGGAGGGGGATGAGGGTGCTCCCGGAGGGCCCCGCCGCGGGGACTGGTACCTGGGGTGTGCCGGCCCGCCACAGGCGTGCCTCGCGGCCCAGAGCCAGTTTCAGGTGGGTGACCAGCCGGCACTCGTCCAGGAGGCCTCCCCAGTCGCACGGCACCGGCCGGCCTTCAGCCCCGAAGAGTagcggccgcggcggcggcggcggccgcgggggCTGCGGACCCTGAGCCGCGTCGGGCGCGGGGCCTGCCGCTCGCGGAGCCTGCGCCGCCCCCTGCCCGGGTCCTCCCGGGGACGGCGCAGGGAGCCCGGCCGCTCCGGGGTGGCACGCCTCCGGGAAGCTTCTCCGGGTCGCCGCGGGGAGACAGACGTTCCACCGAGGCGGCCggagaagaaagcaaagggcCATGTCGTCTGGACGCCGGACGGATCTTACCTCCGAGGCTGCCGGCTGCTGCGGGGGCCGTGCGCCCGAGTCCATGGCGAGAGCGAGCTCCAAGGTCTGGGTCCCAGCTTCGGCCGCTTTTTATAACCCAGCGCCCGGGACTCCAGGCTGGGGCCGCACCGGGCGGGGCCGCACCGGGCGGGGCCGGCTCGGCGGCCCACCCCCAGCCGTTGCCAGGGAGCTGCCCCCGGCGCGCGGCCCGCCCTGCTTGACGCTTTCTCCTCTGGTGGGGGGTCCCGACCTGGAGCGCGGCGGGGCAGAGCGGGCGCAGCCGGTGAGAGTACCCTCCCTCCTACCCCCACTGCCGCCCACTCAGCGCCTCTTCCCTGCCCGAAGCCCACGCCCCGTGCACAGAGAGTCCCCAGCCTGGGATGGGGCAGCTGGTGACCACGCCAGCCCTGGAGAAGGACACCCGGCACAGACCCTGCCTCCTAACTCACAGTACATATTTGCGGGACACAAAACCAGGTAGAGAGTCCTCAAGAGCGGGCTCCTCAGTCGGATAGGCTTGGGATGGAATTCCTGACTTGCTGTGAGATCTCGAGTatgtgacttaacctctctgagactcggTTACTTCTTCTCTAAAACAGTGATATCCCCCTCACAAAATagttcattcatgcatgcatttatccattcagcagttGTTTATTGAGGCCTATGATGTGTTAGGCGCCAGGACATAACAGTGAGTAAAATAGAcgtggaacttacattctagtcaggaaagacagacaataaacatgaGTAGAAGATATGGAaaccccagcaattccactcctacgtaTATGCTGGACAGAAATGCATATGAGTGCACCGAAAGACACCTGCATaatgttcagagcagcactatttgtaacagccccaaaCATCTATCAACAGCTGAAcgggataaagaaattgtggtatattcacacagtggaatattacactacattgaaaaagaatgaactactgctaTACCTAACAAGGAAGAATCTTACAAACATAATATGGAATGTAAGGAGACAGATACAGAAGAgttcatattgtatgattccagttatataaagcataaaaacaagcaaaacaaatctATAATGTTAGAGTCAAGATAGTGGTTACTCTTGGGGGGCAGTGGGTAGTGACCGGGAAGGCACACAAGGAGCGTCTCGTGactggtaatgttctgtttcttgatctagATGCTGATTACACAAGTGTGTTCACCTTGTGAAAACTGATGAAGCTGCACATTTATGACTTGTGCACTTTTCCTTATGTGAGATATACTTCACTAAAAATTtacattacattaaaatatatgggaatatcagaaggagaacAGATAAAGGAACAGGAGAAATAATTGAAGTGATAATGACTAAGAATTACCCCAAGTAatatcagacaccaaaccacagacccaggaagctcagagaacagcaagtaggataaatgccaaaaaaaaactcccctaggcatatcatattcaaactacagaaaatcaaaaataaagaaaaaatcttgaaggaAGCCAGTCGGGGGGAAAGCCCTTACTTACAGAGGAGTTAAGAATTACATGGGACTTCTCTTCAGAGATCATGCAAGCAAgaggagagtggagtgaaatatttaaagtgttgagagaaaaaaccaccaacctagaattctgtatccaatgaacttatctttcaaaagtgacGAAGAAATAAAGaccttgtatatagaaaatcctaagaatccactaaaaaactactAGAAGTAATAAACAAGTTCATGAAAGTTGCAGAGTAGAGAATCAATGTACtacaaaaatctgttttatttctatacactaccaatgaacaatctcaaaatgaaattaaggaaaaaattctaattcaatagcataaaagagaagaaaatatttaagaatataatcAAGGAAGTGCAATACTTAtatgttgaaaactacaaaacgtcactaaaagaaatcagagaagacctaaataaatagaaagacattctgtgtttgtggattggaagacttaaattgttaaaatggcaatatttcctCAATTGATCTATAGAGTCAACATAATGCCTATTAAGTTTCTGGCTgcctttttgcagaaattgacaaggtgTTTCTAAAATTCCTGTGGAAATGCAAGAGATTGAGGatggccaaaacaatcttgaaaaagcagaacaaagacaGAGGCCTCacactgatttcaaaacttactacaagcctatagtaatcaagacagtgtagtactggcattAAGATAGacaaatagggggctggccccgtggctgagtggttaagttcctgcgctctgctgcaggtggcccagtgtttcgttggtttgaatcctgggcgcagacatggcaccactcatcaaaccacgctgaggcagcgtcccacatgccacaactagaaggactcacaacgaagaatatgcaactatgtaccagggggctttggggagaaaaaggaaaaaataaaatccttaaaaaaaaaaaaaagatagacaaatagatcaatggaagtgAATTGAGAGTCTAGGACTCAACCCTCACGTgaatgatcaattgatttttgacaagggttcCTCGACAATACAGTGGatgaaagaatagtcttttcagcaaGTGGTAATGGGACAGGTGGATATTTACAAGcagaagaatgaagctggagcCCTATAtcataccataaacaaaaataactcaaaatagatcatagacttaaatgtaagagctaaaactaaaaaactcttaaaagagtaaatcttcatgaccttgggttaggaaatggtttcttagatatgcaCCAAAAgtacaacaaaagaaacaacaaaagaaaaaaatatatataaagaactgtttCAATTTAatgatgaaaagataaaatgggCTTGACTTTTGAACAGACATTTGAATAGATTGAataggatttgaacagacatttctccaaagaagatattcaaatgtgtcaataagcacatggaaagattcaacatcattagtcatcaagaaaggggaaatcaaaaccacaatgagatgctatTTTACATCAgtaggatgactataataaaaaagacaagacaatAGCAAGTACTGGGGGGGACAGGGAGAATTGGaaacctcatacattgctggtgggaatgtaatacctcttacattgctggtggtgcagccactgtagaaaactgtttggcagttcctcaaaatgttaaactttAGActtaccaaatgacccagcaattccatttgtaggcatatacccaagagaaatcaaacatgttcacacaaaaacttgtagcagcattattcataatagccaacaaGTAGAAACTACCCATATGTCCGTCAACTGACAGGTGgataaaaatgtggtatatccatacaatggaatattattcagtcataaaaagtaaagaattacTGATATATGCTTCAATAGggataaagtttgaaaacatcaAAGTGACAGAAGTCATTCACATATATGTGAACAAAAGcccacatattatataattctatCTAtaggaaatgttcagaataggcaaatctgtagagacagaaagtagattggtggttacctaGGGCTGGGATGTTGGTGGGAGGAGCATGGGGGAGTGACTGCTatgagtacagagtttctttttggggtgacgaaaatgtttaaaattgattGGGgttatggttgcacaactctgtgtatatagtaaaaaacattaaattgtacAATTAAGTTGGTGAGTTGTATGATATGtgatcatatctcaataaagctgtgtatatgtatatatgtactatatatcatatatatggtaTATCGGATGATGATAGAACTATGGAGAAATGTAAACTATGGAAGGGAGATAAGAAGAGTGGGACTGAAGGTTGGAGTTTTAAATAGGGAGCTCATGGTAGGGctcactgagaaggtgatgtGTGAACAAAGACATTCTGAAGGAAGCGAGGGAGTCAGGTGGATGTCTAAGGTGAGAGTTTTCCAAGGCCAGGGTTTGAATGTGAGCTTTGTCACTGCCCATATGTCTGAggttgggcaagttacttaatacccctgtgtctcagtttcattctctgtaaaataattattcctattttgtatTAAAATGACTAATACTACCTATTTCAAAAGGTTATTATCTAgattaaattagtaataaaagaatgtaaagcacttagaatggtaCACTGGCACTAAGTAAAACgctttatagttatttttattagctCCTCCTGCAAGCACAAAAGCCCTTGCATTCCATCCATTTGGTTCCATCCAGATGGAACCATACCTGGAATGTCGGATAAATCAAGAAGGCCAGGTGGGGCTGGTGCAGAATAATGCAAGACAGAAGATTGCAGGACATGGAGAGAAGGCTTGTGATGTTTACTCAGTGTGGTGGGAAATCATTGGCAggttttgaaaagagaaaagacactaTTCAATTCACATTTTAACACCATTACTCTGGCTCCTGTATTGAAAATAGACTAAGAGGGGAGAAGGATGCACACAAGGAAACCAGTTCTGAGCTGCTGTAGTAATGCAGGTGTTGataagtggtcagattctggttCTACTCTGAAGATAGAGATAAGCTCTATTGAAAGATTGGATATtgggtatgagagaaagagactgTGGTTTTGAACTGAGCAATGATTAGAATTCAGCTTACATTTATTGCGATGAGGGAAGTATAAGAgggagcccccccccccaccccccgctttTGACGTTTGGCGGTGTGGGGGTGGGTACTAGTGGCGGGGAAACAACATTTTAGTTTTGGACACGATAAACTTGAAATGCCTATTACACATCCAAACAGAGTGTGTTCAGGGGGGAGGTTCGGACAGGAAAGAGGATAGGGCATTCgttctttcacaaatatttctagaaaatctGCGCTGTACCAGGTGCTATTCTAGGTCCAATTCTAGGCTCTGGAGACACTGGTGAGAAGACCGACAAAGCCCTCACAACATCACCTTCCATTGGTGAGACACTCAGAAACAAGACAGCAATCAAGCGCAGTAACGTATGTAAAATCTTTAGCTCTCCAGATGGGACACAATGTGCAATTGCTGTCGTTTTTAATATTCGGAGTACATACTGCAAGCGCCAGAAAATACGCCTTGCGATGTACGAGCGTCACGTCCTCCAAACCGGCGGCAGTCAGGCATCCCCGCCCCAATGCGGGCCAGATTTCTGGCGCAGCGGAACGACAGCATTGCGCAGGCGCGCCTCCGTCTGGCGTCCTAGGAGACGAACTCGGAAAGCCTTGGCGCAGGCGTAATTCAGGAGGCTGAGGAAGCTTGAGGCAGGGGACGAGGCGGGGCGAGTTCGCAGTGCGCCTGCGCACAGCGCGCTCTCGCCCGAGGAGCCGCAGTCTCGAGAGCGCCGAGGTGTTTCAGTAACCTCTGGCCAGCCTCCCCCGCGAGCCCGGCGTCGTAGGACTGCGCCCAGGGTGGGGACGTCCGCCGGGCACGGGAGGGAGCCACGATGCCGGTGAGGAGAGTCGCTCAGCCTCTGGGGTCCCTCCTCATCCCAGCGGCTTGGCCCGGGGGCGCGGCTGTTGCCATGGAGGCGCGGAGCAGGCGGGCTgccggggtggggcggggcagggccCGAAAGGTTGGGGAGCCTGGCGGGTGGGCCCGGGGCCCGCGGGGGTCCagctggccctgggagggggccCGGGGCGGGCCCTGCCGCCTTCTTCGCTGCTGCATCCCGCGGGGCCTGCACTGCTTGATATAAAGGCACTGTGCCAGAGGATGCGCTCTCGCTGCTAGCCCTGCCCGCAGAGTAGGGCGTCAGGGAGCGGCCGCGGAGGGTGGGCCAAATTCAGTGGGGTCTCTGCGCCGCGGAGCCAAGCAAAGCGGGGGCTGCCTACCCCTACTCCAGGCCCCTGACTCGAGCTGTCATTCGTCTCGTGGCTTTTTAGCTTATGGTGCAGAATGTAACCCGTAGGTGTCTTTGTGTGTGAGGGGCCTGGTAGGATTTCACAGATTGCTATCGTGCACTTAATTAGAGGACCTCGTAAGTCCATTATAGCGTTATGGAAAACACTTGAGCTGTGGCCGGTTGTTTACTGGTTGCGAGGCCTCGGacaattatttaatctttctgggcCCTTAGTTCCCACGTAATTAAACTTTTCCTCATAGAATTCTTatcaggatgaaatgagataatacgCAAGAGACCTGAAGGACAGCGCTTGA
This region of Equus quagga isolate Etosha38 chromosome 7, UCLA_HA_Equagga_1.0, whole genome shotgun sequence genomic DNA includes:
- the CCNI2 gene encoding cyclin-I2, which translates into the protein MDSGARPPQQPAASEVEICDAFQEVVLQLLRLKNIFHFSQSTFNLALTIFSRLLASVKVKERLLQCVTITSLRLAVKFNEEEELIPRIKDFIKHYGSGYTPNELLRMELAILDKLHWDLYIGTPLDFLTIVSMRSLQSLP